TGTCGGAAAAGCGGCCAAGGACGGCCGCGTCAGCGAGTGTAGGGGAGCCGACGCCGGAGTTGCCGTGACGGCAACGACAGAGTGGGCGAGTCTCCCCTTCGGCACCAAAAATAAAATAACCCGCTACCGCAAGGTGGCGGGTTTTTTATTTTAACGCCGTATGCAGATCTTTGTTATCGTGGTCGTGAACCGTTGCAAGGAGAAAATCTTATGTTGCAAAAAAGCTGTTCCTCAATGGTCTCACTCTGTCCGCCGCAGTGGTTAACTGACGAAGAGTCGCTGCTGGTTAACCCTTTGGTGTCTACTGAAGAACGGATGGACTGGGTGTTGAGTTTGGGGCGAAAAAACAGTTGCTCTGGTCACGAGGGGCAGGGTGGTCCTTTTGCCGCTGCCGTGTTTGATGCTGACGACCATCGCCTGATCGCTGCGGGGGTGAACTTGGTTCTGCCGGCGGGCTGTTCCGTATTGCATGCTGAAATCGTTGCGCTGATCCGGGCTGAGCAGCTTTTAGGGAGCCATCGACTTGATCTGCTCGCAGGACGGCACTTTGAGCTGGTCAGCTCAACGGAACCCTGTGCCATGTGTCTTGGAGCGATTCCGTGGGCGGGAATTCATCGCCTGGTCTGTGGGGCACGCGATGAAGATGCGCGAGCGATTGGCTTTGACGAGGGAGATAAACCGGATGCGTGGCAGACCAAACTGAGCCAACGTGGCATCGAGGTTGTCACCGGCGTATGTCAGCAAGCCGCTATCTCTCTTCTGCAAGACTATCGTGGTGAGCACGGACGTTTGTATTGATTTTTCCCGTTTACATCGTCCGAAGGCTTTTTTAAACTGACAGATGTTATTTATGACTCGGTACGACAGGAGGAAATGATGGCAGTCGTTCAAATCAGTTGTACTCCGCTTGGTGAAGGCAGTGGAGGCTTGTCAAAATTTGTTGCCGGTTGTCTGCAACTGGTCAAAGAATCCGGTTTGAAATATCAATTGACCCCGATGGGAACCATTCTCGAAGGGGAACTGGATGATATCTTTGCACTGGTGCGCAAGATGCACGAATCACCATTTAATGCCGGTGCTCAACGGGTCTCAACGTTGATCAAAATTGATGATCGGCGTGACCGCGAACATACCATGGAACGTAAAATGCGTTCCGTCCAAGAGCAACTGGCTGAATAGGATTTGCGGCAATCGATTTAGGAATATTTCAAGACTTTTTTCTTGACAGTAATCGCAGTGATTTGATATCACTAGCGGGCCTTGACGCAAGGAGCTATTTCTGACGTCACGGCCCCGTCGCCAAGTGGTAAGGCAGAGGCCTGCAAAGCCTTTATCCCCAGTTCGAATCTGGGCGGGGCCTCCAACATATTGAGCCAGCCTGTTTTCGGGCTGGCTTTTTTCATTTCAGGAGGTTGCCATGACATTCTGGGCCCCACAGGTTCTCGCCGGATTTGCGATTCTCGGCATCTGTGCCGGTTGTCTGTCAGGACTTCTGGGGATTGGTGGCGGTGTCGTTCTGGTGCCTCTTTTCCTGTGGTGCTTTCATCTCGTCGGTGTCCATCCTGAAGTCCTGGTCCATTGTGCGTTTGCAACCAGTCTGGCCATTATTATTCCCACCTCCATCAGTAATACATTGGGCCATCATTCCCGTGGACATGTCGATCTGCATCAGGTGTTTTACCTGGCGATTGGTTCAGCACTTGGCGCATTGGTTGGCGCCTGGGGCGCTTCCATGCTCAGCGGGCCGATCTTGAAAATTCTGTTTGGGGTGATGCAGTTGGCGGTTGCCGCCAAACTGGTTTTGGGCGGGATGGCTCCGGCGGAGAAGCCTCTGATTGAACGGCCGGCGTCTCTTCTTGCTGTTGGCGGAATCAGTGGTGCGTTCTCTGCTTTTTTCGGTATTGGTGGGGGCGTCATTGCCGTTCCGTTGATGGTGTTGTTCCTGAGTTTTCCCATTCACCTGGCGGTTGGAAATTCCAGTGCACTGATTGTCGTTTCTTCGCTGACCGGAACGTTGGCGTATATTTATAACGGCTGGCAGATGCCCCATCTTCCTCATGGCGCCGTGGGCTTTGTTGTGGTTCCTGTGGTGCTGCTGGTGTTGCCTTTCTCATTGGTCGGGTCTCGAATCGGAGTACGACTTGCCGGTGCTTTTTCCCATGCTAGACTGGTAAAAGTATTCGCTGTGTTGCTTGTCGTTGTGGCGATTCGTATCATGGCGACGGCCATTTAGTCTCCCCGGGCGCCAACCGCAAACAGGCTATGACGTCGGGTGTGAATGGGAGGGGTTATGATTCGCCAACCGGTCGTTTCCGGCCAATTCTATACTGATGATCCTTATGAACTGAGACAACAGGTGGACCTGTTCTTGGCAACGGATAAGCCTGAAAAGACGGCCTACGGGGTGATGATGCCTCATGCCGGTTATATGTATTCGGGAGCGATTGCCGGTGAAACTCTGGCGACTGTTGAGGTGCCGGAGACGGTTTTACTGCTCGGCCCGAACCATCGCGGTGTCGGCCACCCCTGTGCACTTTATTCTGAAGGGAGCTGGAAAACACCTCTCGGAGAGGTGCCGATTGCCGAAGAGCTCGCCCAAAAGCTAGTGACCGCAGTTCCGCAATTGACTCAGGAGATGCAGGCCCACCGAGGAGAACATTCGCTGGAGGTTCTGCTGCCTTTTCTTCAGGTGAAAAATCCCCGTTTATCCATCGTTCCTTTAATGCTGGGGCCACTTTCATTTCCTATCTTGCAGCAGTTGGGGGAGGGCATTGGGGCCGTTCTCAAAAATTCCGGCAAAAAAATTCTGATCGTTGCCAGTTCTGATATGACCCATTATGAACCCTCTACGGTTGCTCGTAAAAAAGACCAGCTGGCTCTCGAGGCTTTATTGAACCTCGATGCTGCGTCACTCTATCATCAGGTGAAAAGTGAACGCATCAGTATGTGTGGTGTCTGCGCGGCGGTATTGATGGTGCTGATTTCACGCATTCTGGGGGCGCGCCACGCCAGCTTGATCCGCTATGGCGATTCCGGCGATGTGACGGGAGACCATTCAGCCGTCGTTGGTTACGCCGGTGTTGTCATTGACTGAACCGTCCTCCTTGAAAAACCATAAATCCCTTGTCTCCCTCCGATGGTTGCAGTATAAAACCAAGGTCGTGATGACCTTTAGTCTTTCAAACTGAAAGTGCGACTTACTGCCATCAACGGCATCCGCTGTTTGCTGCGCATGAATCCAGGTTCAATAAACCATCAGGAGTCTTACATGTCTGATCTACGTGTCCGTTTTGCACCGAGTCCGACCGGCTATCTTCACATCGGTGGTGCCCGCACCGCATTGTTTAACTATCTTCTGGCCCGTAAGGAGGGTGGTACGTTCATTTTGCGTATTGAGGATACGGATGTGGAGCGTTCGACACAGGAATCTGTGGACGCCATTCTTCAGGCGATGGACTGGCTGGGTCTTTCCTATGATGAAGGTCCCTTTTATCAGACAGAACGCTTTGATCTCTATAAAGCCAAAATTCAGCAATTACTTGATGAAGGCAAGGCCTATAAGTGCTACTGCTCTCAGGAGGAGCTGGATGCCAAGCGCGAGGCCGCCATGGCCCGAGGTGATAAACCCCAGTACGACGGCACCTGCCGTGAGTTGCAACCGCGCGATGACGATGCTCCCTATGTGATCCGCTTTAAGTCCAAAAAAGACGGGGTGACCAGCTTCAATGATCGGATCAAGGGCACCATCAGTTTTAATAATGAAGAGTTGGATGACATGATCATCCAGCGTACTGACGGCACACCGACCTATAATTTTGTTGTCGTGGTTGACGATGCCGAGATGGGATTGACCCTCGTCGTGCGTGGTGATGACCATGTCAACAACACGCCGCGCCAAATTCAAATCTATGAAGCTCTGGGCTATGCCGTCCCGGAGTTTGCCCACGTGCCGATGATTCTTGGTTCCGACAAAAAGCGTTTGTCAAAACGGCACGGTGCAACATCCGTCATGGCCTACCGTGAGATGGGCTATCTGCCGGAAGCCATGGTTAATTATCTGGTCCGACTGGGGTGGTCGTTTGGTGATGAAGAGATTTTCTCCATGGATGATCTGATTGAGAAATTCAGCCTGGGAAATGTCGGTCGTGCTGCCGGGGTATTTAACCCCGATAAATTGCTGTGGCTCAATGAGCACTATATCAAGACCGGTGACCCGCAACGCCTTGGTGCCCTTCTGGGTGAATATTTAACGACTCTCGGACATCCCCCTATTGACGAGATCAATCTGGCCGAGGTGGTGACAACACTACAAGACCGTAGCAAGACCATGGTCGAGATGGCGGAAAAAGCTGTGTTCTATGTCACCGACACACTCGAATTTGATGAGGATGCCGCCGCTAAATTTCTCACTGCAGAATCGAAGCCGGTTTTTGAAGCGCTGGTGGCAGGCCTGGAACAGTGTGAATTTACGGCTGAAGGCATTGAAGCGGTGTT
This is a stretch of genomic DNA from uncultured Desulfuromonas sp.. It encodes these proteins:
- a CDS encoding nucleoside deaminase — encoded protein: MLQKSCSSMVSLCPPQWLTDEESLLVNPLVSTEERMDWVLSLGRKNSCSGHEGQGGPFAAAVFDADDHRLIAAGVNLVLPAGCSVLHAEIVALIRAEQLLGSHRLDLLAGRHFELVSSTEPCAMCLGAIPWAGIHRLVCGARDEDARAIGFDEGDKPDAWQTKLSQRGIEVVTGVCQQAAISLLQDYRGEHGRLY
- a CDS encoding MTH1187 family thiamine-binding protein — its product is MMAVVQISCTPLGEGSGGLSKFVAGCLQLVKESGLKYQLTPMGTILEGELDDIFALVRKMHESPFNAGAQRVSTLIKIDDRRDREHTMERKMRSVQEQLAE
- a CDS encoding sulfite exporter TauE/SafE family protein → MTFWAPQVLAGFAILGICAGCLSGLLGIGGGVVLVPLFLWCFHLVGVHPEVLVHCAFATSLAIIIPTSISNTLGHHSRGHVDLHQVFYLAIGSALGALVGAWGASMLSGPILKILFGVMQLAVAAKLVLGGMAPAEKPLIERPASLLAVGGISGAFSAFFGIGGGVIAVPLMVLFLSFPIHLAVGNSSALIVVSSLTGTLAYIYNGWQMPHLPHGAVGFVVVPVVLLVLPFSLVGSRIGVRLAGAFSHARLVKVFAVLLVVVAIRIMATAI
- the amrB gene encoding AmmeMemoRadiSam system protein B, producing the protein MIRQPVVSGQFYTDDPYELRQQVDLFLATDKPEKTAYGVMMPHAGYMYSGAIAGETLATVEVPETVLLLGPNHRGVGHPCALYSEGSWKTPLGEVPIAEELAQKLVTAVPQLTQEMQAHRGEHSLEVLLPFLQVKNPRLSIVPLMLGPLSFPILQQLGEGIGAVLKNSGKKILIVASSDMTHYEPSTVARKKDQLALEALLNLDAASLYHQVKSERISMCGVCAAVLMVLISRILGARHASLIRYGDSGDVTGDHSAVVGYAGVVID
- the gltX gene encoding glutamate--tRNA ligase encodes the protein MSDLRVRFAPSPTGYLHIGGARTALFNYLLARKEGGTFILRIEDTDVERSTQESVDAILQAMDWLGLSYDEGPFYQTERFDLYKAKIQQLLDEGKAYKCYCSQEELDAKREAAMARGDKPQYDGTCRELQPRDDDAPYVIRFKSKKDGVTSFNDRIKGTISFNNEELDDMIIQRTDGTPTYNFVVVVDDAEMGLTLVVRGDDHVNNTPRQIQIYEALGYAVPEFAHVPMILGSDKKRLSKRHGATSVMAYREMGYLPEAMVNYLVRLGWSFGDEEIFSMDDLIEKFSLGNVGRAAGVFNPDKLLWLNEHYIKTGDPQRLGALLGEYLTTLGHPPIDEINLAEVVTTLQDRSKTMVEMAEKAVFYVTDTLEFDEDAAAKFLTAESKPVFEALVAGLEQCEFTAEGIEAVFKAVLEETGLKFGKVGQPTRVALSGGTSAPGIYEVILVLGRDKTLKRLNEAIARIG